The following are encoded together in the Salvia hispanica cultivar TCC Black 2014 chromosome 6, UniMelb_Shisp_WGS_1.0, whole genome shotgun sequence genome:
- the LOC125194010 gene encoding DNA ligase 1-like, whose protein sequence is MASPSIIEELKKHSSEFSVSDVVKWEFGNVIPFDFLANSLVALSEVDEWDSCLTNILRAVIESSPTDLLAVICLLARKVFDDNGSYRISASREVVVRAIANSSQKTKQVIKRNLKENGNDLALVAELNRPVLLRPRRPLTIGHVFLKLEVYAKDSGTEECNNYKMYILLELFNASSTFEARTLVQFLQPPWDPIPLTNLVEALARAAVYADKNIPPQDISTHLVKAVRVSKQIYKLRPRVSLFVDAIHSTGDYKDFPELIGFGPGIPVKLKQPVAVKDDLLEIYTNFNEVELVCESYIPGAVCAQIHGDGRRIDIFVNDDCVTNMYSDVGEVISRLKKPSIESFILECKMVVCEDSNCNVSVYVTDLLYLNGMSRLMDQFESRIQLFRSSFDTKTGSFELVNFKESKDLETIPSFLKDANSSLVLKRWISDSFYQPSKQPRDWFILEKDLFVRIQYDLNLIPIAAIREEDSGDAYSSFLLASYDDIKEEYEAICYIGSTLSEAEIEELSSGLCSNLINEPKASYKYSSETSSLDVWFEPSQVWEVKASLLATSSDFRACFGVVEPDKGICLCFTSFVGVKSDSSKVSTSNMVADLYKSQKHINTEEEA, encoded by the exons ATGGCTTCGCCCTCAATTATTGAGGAGCTTAAGAAACACTCTTCAGAGTTTTCAGTGTCTGATGTAGTTAAATGGGAATTTGGTAATGTTATCCCATTTGATTTTCTAGCGAATAGTTTGGTAGCTCTCTCAGAGGTTGATGAATGGGATAGTTGCTTAACCAATATTCTGAGGGCTGTCATAGAGTCATCACCCACTGATCTGCTTGCTGTGATATGCCTACTCGCTAGGAAGGTTTTCGACGACAATGGTTCCTATCGTATTAGTGCTTCTAGGGAGGTTGTTGTACGTGCGATAGCTAATTCATCTCAAAAGACCAAGCAAGTTATAAAACGAAACCTAAAAGAGAATGGTAATGATTTAGCTTTAGTTGCTGAATTGAATAGGCCGGTGCTGCTAAGACCTCGTCGACCCTTGACCATTGGGCATGTTTTTCTTAAGCTGGAAGTGTATGCTAAG GATAGTGGAACGGAAGAATGCAATAACTACAAGATGTATATTTTGCTTGAGTTATTCAATGCTTCATCTACATTTGAAGCTAGAACTTTGGTTCAGTTTCTTCAG CCACCATGGGATCCCATCCCTTTGACAAATTTAGTGGAAGCTCTGGCCCGTGCTGCTGTTTATGCTGACAAGAACATCCCTCCACAAGATATTTCTACACATCTTGTAAAA GCTGTCAGAGTTAGTAAGCAGATTTACAAATTGCGACCTAGAGTTAGTTTGTTTGTGGATGCAATTCATTCTACTGGAGATTACAAGGACTTTCCAGAACTTATTGGGTTTGGCCCCGGGATTCCTGTCAAGCTCAAGCAGCCTGTTGCTGTGAAAGATGATTTGCTGgaaatttatacaaattttaatgaggTAGAGTTGGTATGTGAGTCGTACATCCCAGGTGCCGTATGCGCTCAG ATTCATGGGGATGGGAGACGCATTGACATATTTGTAAACGATGATTGTGTTACAAATATGTATTCCGATGTTGGTGAAGTTATCTCTAG ACTGAAGAAACCATCTATAGAATCTTTCATATTAGAATGTAAAATGGTCGTTTGTGAAGACTCTAACTGTAATGTTAGTGTATATGTCACTGACCTTCTCTACCTTAATGGGATGTCTCGTCTGATGGATCAATTTGAATCAAGAATTCAG CTTTTTCGCAGTTCCTTTGACACAAAGACAGGTTCATTTGAGCTTGTTAACTTTAAAGAATCAAAGGATCTTGAGACTATACCATCCTTTTTAAAGGATGCGAATTCAAG CTTGGTATTGAAGAGATGGATTTCAGATTCTTTTTATCAGCCATCAAAGCAACCACGAGATTGGTTTATTTTGGAGAAAGATTTGTTCGTTAGGATTCAGTATGACCTAAATCTGATCCCTATTGCTGCCATTCGAGAAGAAGACAGTGGAG ATGCTTATTCATCTTTTCTTTTGGCGTCTTATGATGACATTAAAGAAGAATATGAGGCTATTTGTTATATAG GTTCTACTTTGTCCGAGGCCGAGATTGAAGAACTTTCATCTGGTCTTTGCTCGAACCTTATTAATGAGCCTAAG GCATCTTACAAGTATTCAAGTGAGACTAGTAGTCTTGATGTGTGGTTTGAACCCTCTCAG GTTTGGGAGGTCAAAGCATCGCTACTTGCTACTAGTAGTGATTTCCGTGCTTGCTTTGGTGTTGTAGAGCCTGATAAG GGGATTTGTCTATGTTTCACTAGTTTCGTTGGTGTCAAAAGTGACTCAAGCAAGGTTTCAACATCAAATATG GTGGCTGATTTATACAAGTCACAGAAGCATATCAACACTGAAGAGGAAGCTTga
- the LOC125194012 gene encoding kinesin-like protein KIN-UB, with protein sequence MAYGQTGTGKTYTLGRLGDEDTSARGIMVRAMEDILANISPETDSISVSFLQLYMEYIQDLLNPANDNISIVEDQKTGDVSLPGATVWEIRDQQSFMQLLRLGEAHRIAANTKLNTESSRSHALLMVHVKKSVVDRDEFSLDAQNRSIGNLRPPMLRKGKLIVVDLAGSERIHKSGSEGHMLEEAKSINLSLSALGKCINALAENSPHVPVRDSKLTRLLKDSFGGTSRTSLVITIGPSPRHRAETSSTIMFGQRAMKVENMLKIKEEFDYKSLAKRLEMEIDKLMAENERQQKVYENEIERIRLEAQKRVAEAERNYVEALEEEKTKCQMDYMESIKKLEEKWTINQQKHAEVVGFGTIISFSCGNFLSFLTRQ encoded by the exons ATGGCTTATGGTCAAACTGGAACTGGGAAGACTTATACTCTCGGCCGATTAGGTGATGAAGATACCTCTGCTCGGGGCATAATGGTTCGTGCGATGGAGGATATACTAGCAAATATCTCACCTGAAACTGATTCTATCTCAGTTTCATTCTTGCAG CTTTATATGGAATACATCCAGGATTTATTGAACCCAGCAAATGATAATATATCAATTGTTGAGGACCAGAAAACTGGTGATGTTTCTTTGCCTGGGGCAACTGTCTGGGAGATCAGAGACCAGCAAAGTTTCATGCAACTCTTACGCTTAGGTGAAGCACATAGGATTGCTGCCAACACTAAACTGAACACTGAATCTTCTCGGAGTCATGCCCTTCTGATG GTACATGTGAAGAAGTCTGTAGTGGACAGGGATGAATTTTCTCTTGATGCACAAAATCGCTCAATTGGTAATTTGAGGCCTCCTATGCTACGTAAAGGGAAACTGATCGTGGTAGATCTTGCTGGTTCTGAACGCATTCATAAATCTG GAAGCGAGGGACACATGCTAGAAGAAGCCAAGTCTATAAATCTTTCACTTAGTGCATTAGGGAAATGTATAAATGCCTTGGCAGAAAACAGTCCTCACGTCCCAGTTCGCGATTCAAAGCTTACAAGGTTACTTAAAGATTCATTTGGAG GGACATCCAGAACCTCATTAGTTATCACAATCGGTCCTTCTCCACGTCATCGAGCAGAGACTTCAAGTACCATAATGTTTGGGCAAAGG GCTATGAAAGTTGAGAACATGCTGAAGATTAAGGAAGAATTTGACTACAAGAGTTTGGCAAAGAGACTTGAGATGGaaattgataaacttatgGCCGAGAATGAAAGGCAGCAAAAGGTTTATGAAAATGAGATTGAGAGAATCAGATTAGAAGCACAGAAACGTGTCGCTGAGGCTGAAAGGAATTATGTGGAAGCCTTAGAG GAGGAGAAAACCAAATGTCAAATGGATTATATGGAGTCAATTAAGAAGCTTGAGGAGAAGTGGACTATCAACCAGCAAAAGCATGCTGAGGTAGTTGGGTTTGGAACCATCATTTCCTTTAGTTGTGGTAACTTCCTCTCATTTTTAACACGgcaataa
- the LOC125194011 gene encoding F-box protein At3g07870-like encodes MKITNSLKGDSAICVSECRMMNKNSPAALRTSNRHFAKKDRLWRLAVRKQQKRRVALRKDWRHFSKKDLLRRLTVIQEQKPKDRRLAVRKERKRQYILSTTKEDRFANLPEEITKEILGRLPILSVMTCKCVLKSWRHLIEGDDFGMSYTPKPGLNFIYRDMEMGYTVCDEALKPLFRFASPSHHQSSTVNHRVAIASANGLLSMWDPLYKTLFICNPMTREYVELPPLSKDIITCFFGFGMSKLSGQYKILYGDSYSSCHVYTLGRGTGLWRSVAATAPGICRQPRESALFFNGNLHWLTSDPEKKFLVCCFDLEAEVFTSFSVPCDYSGDSCGNNRLYILEGRLCLCNILDWRRVIIWKMNNYGDENSWIKEYSFNLPRGRAYLYVLEVLANGDLLFAIAGADSGSTSHDQLFIYSKNTEAIVMYATYVRYRCLEQRYSSNVVVYTPSLISLTTMGFHNVQPLSLLNKHADRLYFR; translated from the coding sequence ATGAAGATCACTAACTCTTTGAAAGGGGATTCTGCCATATGTGTGTCTGAGTGTCGGATGATGAATAAAAATTCCCCTGCTGCACTCAGAACAAGTAACAGGCATTTCGCCAAAAAGGATCGGTTGTGGCGTTTAGCTGTAAGAAAACAACAGAAACGGCGTGTAGCTCTAAGAAAAGACTGGAGGCATTTCTCCAAAAAGGATCTCTTGCGGCGTTTAACTGTAATACAAGAACAGAAACCGAAAGATAGGCGTCTTGCTGTAAGAAAAGAACGGAAACGGCAATATATTTTGTCAACAACCAAGGAAGACCGGTTTGCAAATCTACCAGAAGAAATCACGAAAGAGATCTTGGGAAGACTCCCGATTCTGAGCGTTATGACGTGCAAGTGTGTTCTTAAATCATGGCGCCATCTGATTGAGGGGGATGACTTTGGGATGTCGTATACTCCCAAACCAGGcctaaatttcatttatcGAGACATGGAAATGGGGTACACTGTCTGCGATGAGGCCTTAAAGCCACTTTTCAGATTCGCTTCGCCTTCTCACCATCAATCATCTACCGTTAACCATCGTGTTGCAATTGCTTCAGCTAATGGTTTGCTATCGATGTGGGATCCATTATATAAGACTCTATTTATATGCAATCCAATGACTCGTGAGTACGTTGAGCTCCCTCCTCTATCAAAGGACATAATTACTTGcttttttggatttggaatgAGCAAATTAAGTGGGcaatataagattttatatggTGATTCCTATAGTTCGTGTCATGTATACACTCTCGGAAGAGGCACTGGGTTGTGGAGAAGCGTCGCAGCAACTGCGCCGGGCATATGTAGACAGCCTCGTGAAtctgctttattttttaatggaaatctTCATTGGCTGACATCTGACCcggaaaaaaaattcttggTTTGCTGCTTTGATTTAGAAGCTGAGGTGTTTACCAGTTTTTCAGTTCCTTGCGATTATAGCGGTGATAGCTGTGGTAACAATCGGCTATATATTTTGGAGGGTCGGCTATGTTTATGCAACATTTTAGATTGGCGCCGAGTTATTATTTGGAAGATGAACAACTATGGGGATGAGAATTCTTGGATAAAGGAATATAGTTTCAACTTACCCAGAGGGCGTGCATATTTGTATGTGCTTGAAGTTTTAGCGAATGGTGACTTGTTGTTCGCAATAGCAGGTGCTGATTCTGGGTCTACATCTCATGATCAACTATTTATCTACTCCAAAAACACTGAAGCTATTGTGATGTATGCGACGTATGTGAGATATCGTTGTTTGGAACAACGTTATTCTTCCAACGTTGTTGTTTATACGCCAAGCTTGATTTCACTCACGACCATGGGTTTTCATAATGTTCAACCGTtaagtttattaaataaacatgCGGATCGGTTGTACTTTAGGTGA